From a single Miscanthus floridulus cultivar M001 chromosome 8, ASM1932011v1, whole genome shotgun sequence genomic region:
- the LOC136478024 gene encoding potassium transporter 25-like, whose product MDLEAAGGAEAAQRKRRGESWRATLLLAYQSLGVVYGDVATSPLYVYKSAFAGNDIQHSEGNEEIYGVLSFVFWTLTLITLVKYVLIVLRADDGGEGGTFALYSLICRHVRAGLLPGGGTRDELMEEEKVTGRRGERPVSRVRAVLEKYRVLQRLLLLFALLGTCMVIGDGVLTPAVSVFSAVSGLELSLEKDQHKYIELPVACAILICLFALQHYGTHKVGFLFAPIVCIWLLCISAIGLYNIIHWDHHVYRALSPYYMYQFLRKTQTGGWMSLGGILLCVTGSEAMYADLGHFSQSSIQIAFISVVYPALVLAYMGQAAFISQHHNIESSYHIGFYVSVPETLRWPVLVIAILAAVVGSQAIITGTFSIIKQCSSLSCFPGVKIVHTSSTVHGQIYIPEINWMLMILCLAVTIGFRDTKHLANAQGLAVITVMLVTTCLMSLVIVLCWNKSIFLALGFLLFFGTIEVIYFSASLVKFHEGAWVPITLSFIFMVVMCVWHYGTIKKYEFDVQNKVSVNWLLNLGPSLGIVRVRGIGLIHTELMSGIPAIFSHFVTNLPAFHQVLVFLCVKSVPVPHVEPEERFLVGRIGPKEYRLYRVIVRYGYRDVQKDDLEFEKELVSNIAEFIRSSGEYDKNGFVEDTDKPSEKLSTISTRINMLEEDGELDASISPHKEIDPHDAAPKRKKARFMIPKSAQVDGEVRRELQELMDAREAGMSFILGHSYMKAKSGSSFIKQIVINFYEFLRKNSRGPAYAANIPHASTLEVGMVYQV is encoded by the exons ATGGATCTGGAGGCCGCCGGCGGTGCGGAGGCGGCGCAACGCAAG CGGCGCGGGGAGTCATGGCGCGCGACGCTGCTGCTCGCGTACCAGAGCCTCGGGGTGGTGTACGGCGACGTGGCCACGTCGCCGCTCTACGTCTACAAGAGCGCCTTTGCGGGCAACGACATCCAGCACTCGGAGGGCAACGAGGAGATCTACGGCGTGCTCTCATTCGTCTTCTGGACACTGACCCTCATCACCCTCGTCAAGTACGTGCTCATCGTGCTCCGTGCCGACGACGGCGGGGAGGGCGGAACCTTCGCGCTCTACTCCCTCATCTGCCGCCACGTCCGCGCCGGCCTCCTGCCCGGCGGTGGCACCAGAGATGAGCTCATGGAGGAAGAGAAGGTCACCGGGCGTCGGGGCGAGCGGCCCGTGTCCAGGGTCAGGGCGGTGCTGGAGAAGTACAGAGTGCTgcagcggctgctgctgctcttcgCACTGCTCGGGACATGTATGGTCATCGGGGATGGCGTGCTCACCCCTGCAGTCTCAG TGTTTTCTGCTGTATCTGGGCTTGAGTTGTCGTTGGAAAAGGATCAACACAAAT ATATAGAACTTCCAGTGGCTTGTGCCATACTTATATGCTTGTTTGCACTGCAACACTATGGCACACACAAAGTTGGGTTTCTGTTTGCACCAATCGTATGCATTTGGCTTCTCTGCATAAGTGCAATAGGCCTCTACAATATCATCCACTGGGACCACCATGTTTATCGAGCCCTCTCGCCATACTACATGTATCAATTCCTCAGGAAGACTCAAACTGGTGGCTGGATGTCACTGGGTGGAATCCTTCTTTGTGTGACAG GCTCTGAAGCTATGTATGCAGATCTTGGACATTTTTCACAATCATCAATCCAG ATTGCATTCATATCCGTGGTTTATCCTGCACTTGTATTGGCTTATATGGGACAAGCAGCTTTTATTTCACAACATCACAACATTGAGAGCAGTTATCATATTGGCTTTTATGTGTCAGTACCAG AAACACTCAGATGGCCTGTTCTGGTGATTGCTATACTAGCAGCTGTAGTTGGGAGTCAGGCAATTATTACTGGAACCTTTTCAATCATCAAGCAGTGTTCTTCATTAAGTTGTTTCCCTGGAGTGAAGATTGTGCACACATCCTCGACAGTGCATGGTCAGATATACATACCAGAAATCAATTGGATGCTGATGATACTCTGCCTGGCTGTTACTATTGGCTTCAGAGACACAAAGCACTTGGCAAATGCACaag GGTTGGCAGTAATAACTGTTATGCTTGTTACCACTTGCTTAATGTCACTCGTTATTGTGCTTTGCTGGAACAAGAGTATCTTCCTTGCCCTTGGTTTCCTGCTTTTCTTTGGCACGATCGAAGTAATCTACTTCTCAGCTTCCCTTGTCAAGTTTCATGAAGGTGCTTGGGTTCCTATTACTCTCTCCTTCATATTTATGGTGGTCATGTGTGTCTGGCACTATGGCACAATAAAGAAGTATGAGTTCGATGTGCAAAACAAGGTTTCAGTAAACTGGCTCTTAAACCTTGGTCCTTCACTGGGCATTGTTCGCGTTCGAGGCATTGGGCTAATACATACAGAGCTAATGTCTGGAATTCCAGCTATCTTCTCCCACTTTGTCACCAATCTGCCTGCGTTTCACCAG GTACTGGTATTTCTCTGTGTCAAATCAGTTCCTGTGCCGCATGTGGAACCTGAGGAACGATTTCTGGTGGGTCGCATTGGTCCAAAAGAGTATAGGCTATACAGGGTCATTGTCAGATATGGTTATCGCGACGTGCAGAAGGATGACCTAGAGTTCGAGAAGGAGCTAGTCAGCAACATTGCAGAGTTCATCCGCAGCAGTGGGGAATACGACAAGAATGGCTTCGTGGAGGACACAGATAAGCCCTCCGAGAAGCTGTCCACCATCAGTACTAGAATTAATATGTTGGAAGAGGATGGAGAACTTGATGCATCCATATCCCCTCATAAGGAGATAGACCCACACGATGCAGCACCCAAGCGAAAGAAAGCAAGGTTCATGATACCGAAGAGTGCTCAGGTGGACGGTGAGGTACGCCGCGAGCTGCAGGAGCTCATGGACGCTAGGGAGGCAGGCATGTCCTTCATCCTGGGTCACTCGTACATGAAGGCAAAGAGCGGGTCAAGTTTCATAAAGCAAATTGTGATAAACTTCTACGAGTTCTTGAGGAAAAACAGCCGTGGTCCTGCATACGCTGCGAACATACCCCATGCCTCCACTCTGGAGGTAGGAATGGTCTACCAGGTCTGA